Proteins encoded within one genomic window of Ammonifex degensii KC4:
- the fabD gene encoding ACP S-malonyltransferase, whose translation MTLACVFPGQGSQYVGMGKDLYERYPEAREVFAEADAVLGFPLSQLCFEGPASLLSQTMNTQPAVLTVSVACWRVYLTQGGRKPSAVAGHSLGEFSALVAAGALDFPTALRLVRRRGELMQEAVPLGEGGMLALLGLPTEKLERVLEAGKQAGVVEVANYNCPGQIVLSGHMPALEAAAQAARAEGAKKTVLLAVSGPFHSSLMRRAAELFAQELEQVTIKKPVLPVVLNCTAEYAYRASEIKKALMRQMTSPVRWEESVRRLVKDGVETFVEIGPGKVLTGLIRRIHALATCLNVEDEASLRHTLRVLTEGKE comes from the coding sequence ATGACTTTGGCTTGTGTTTTCCCAGGACAGGGTTCGCAGTACGTCGGCATGGGCAAAGATCTTTATGAGCGCTATCCGGAAGCCCGCGAGGTCTTTGCCGAAGCCGACGCCGTCCTGGGTTTTCCCTTAAGCCAGCTCTGCTTCGAGGGGCCAGCCAGCCTCCTCTCCCAAACCATGAACACCCAGCCGGCTGTCTTAACGGTGAGCGTGGCCTGCTGGCGGGTGTATCTCACCCAGGGGGGGAGGAAACCTAGTGCGGTGGCGGGACACAGCTTAGGAGAGTTTTCCGCCCTGGTGGCGGCGGGTGCTTTAGACTTCCCCACCGCCCTTCGCCTGGTGCGGCGGCGAGGGGAGCTCATGCAGGAGGCTGTCCCCTTGGGGGAGGGAGGTATGCTGGCCCTGCTGGGGCTGCCCACCGAGAAGCTAGAGCGGGTGCTGGAGGCCGGAAAGCAGGCCGGGGTGGTGGAGGTGGCCAACTATAACTGCCCCGGTCAGATAGTGCTTTCGGGTCATATGCCGGCCTTGGAGGCGGCAGCTCAGGCGGCACGAGCAGAAGGAGCCAAAAAGACCGTTTTATTGGCCGTGAGCGGTCCTTTCCACTCTTCCTTGATGCGGCGGGCGGCGGAGCTTTTCGCCCAGGAGCTGGAACAGGTGACGATAAAAAAGCCGGTTTTGCCGGTGGTGTTGAACTGCACCGCCGAGTACGCTTACCGCGCAAGCGAGATAAAAAAGGCGCTCATGAGGCAGATGACCAGCCCCGTGCGCTGGGAGGAGAGCGTGCGCCGCCTGGTGAAGGATGGAGTGGAGACCTTTGTGGAAATAGGGCCGGGCAAGGTGCTGACGGGTCTTATCCGGCGCATTCACGCTTTGGCCACTTGCCTTAACGTGGAGGATGAAGCTTCTTTGCGCCACACCTTGCGGGTGCTGACGGAGGGGAAAGAATGA
- the fabG gene encoding 3-oxoacyl-[acyl-carrier-protein] reductase, with translation MKLGGKVALVTGASRGIGRAIAEALAASGAKVVINYLAREEEALQVVNGIKSAGGEAVAHRADVAQAPEAQELVEFTVKHYGKIDILVNNAGITRDNLLLRMKDEDWDKVLAVNLKGAFLTTRAAVRFMVKSRWGRIINISSVVGLSGNAGQANYAAAKAGLIGFTKALAKELGPRNITVNAVAPGFILTDMTASLPEEVKQELLRRCALGRFGRPEEVAALVTFLASEEAGYITGQVISVDGGLSL, from the coding sequence ATGAAGCTAGGAGGTAAAGTAGCCCTGGTGACCGGGGCCTCGCGGGGCATCGGGCGGGCGATAGCCGAAGCCCTGGCTGCTTCCGGGGCCAAGGTGGTGATTAATTATCTCGCCCGGGAGGAAGAAGCGCTGCAGGTGGTGAATGGCATTAAGAGTGCGGGTGGGGAGGCGGTGGCACACCGGGCCGACGTAGCCCAGGCACCAGAGGCACAGGAACTGGTTGAGTTCACCGTAAAGCACTACGGCAAAATAGACATCCTGGTGAACAACGCCGGGATAACGCGCGACAATCTCCTCTTGCGCATGAAGGACGAGGACTGGGACAAGGTGCTGGCGGTCAATCTCAAAGGGGCTTTTCTTACCACCCGGGCGGCAGTGCGCTTTATGGTCAAGTCTCGCTGGGGGCGCATCATAAACATAAGCTCGGTAGTGGGACTCAGCGGCAACGCAGGTCAGGCCAACTATGCGGCAGCCAAGGCGGGGCTCATAGGCTTCACCAAGGCCCTGGCCAAGGAGCTGGGACCCCGCAACATCACGGTAAACGCGGTCGCTCCCGGCTTCATCCTCACCGACATGACGGCCTCCTTGCCCGAGGAGGTCAAGCAGGAACTCCTGCGCCGCTGCGCTCTGGGCAGGTTCGGGCGGCCGGAGGAAGTGGCGGCGCTGGTCACTTTTCTGGCCAGCGAGGAGGCTGGCTACATTACCGGTCAGGTCATAAGTGTAGACGGCGGGCTTTCCCTCTAA
- the acpP gene encoding acyl carrier protein: protein MSSTAAIFEKVKQIIVQQLGVDEEEVTMDASFVDDLGADSLDLVELMMALEEEFEMEIPDEEAEKIKTVGDAVRYIQERL from the coding sequence ATGTCGTCAACGGCGGCCATCTTCGAGAAGGTGAAGCAGATCATCGTCCAGCAGTTGGGTGTGGACGAGGAAGAGGTCACCATGGACGCCTCCTTCGTGGACGACCTGGGGGCGGATTCGCTTGACCTGGTGGAGCTCATGATGGCGCTGGAAGAGGAGTTCGAGATGGAGATCCCCGACGAAGAGGCAGAGAAGATCAAGACGGTGGGGGATGCCGTCCGCTATATCCAGGAGCGCCTGTAA
- the fabF gene encoding beta-ketoacyl-ACP synthase II codes for MAARVVVTGLGVISPIGIGKDAFWEALVQGKSGVGRITHFDPSAYRTQIAAEVRGFDPGLYLDKREIRHLDRYSQFALVAARMALEDAGIKPDNVDPDRVGVILGCGIGGIATFEEQAQVLFQKGPARISPFFVPMMIANMAAGQIAIAHRFYGPNSTVVTACASSNHAIGEAFRVLQRGEADVMLTGGTEAAITPLAIAGFCAMRAMSTRNEEPERACRPFDATRDGFVIGEGAAILVLERLEHALARGARIYAELVGYGQSCDGYHVTAPDPEGEGAAKAMRRALADAGLKPEEVSYINAHGTSTPLNDKVETLAIKKVFGKAAYRIPVSSTKSMTGHLLGAAGGVEAAACVLSIVHGIVPPTINYEHPDPECDLDYVPNQARSMRVEVALSNGFGFGGHNATLIFRRYSG; via the coding sequence TTGGCAGCGCGGGTAGTGGTTACCGGTCTTGGGGTGATTTCCCCCATAGGCATCGGCAAAGACGCCTTCTGGGAGGCGCTGGTACAGGGCAAATCGGGTGTAGGGCGCATAACTCACTTCGATCCTTCGGCTTACCGGACCCAGATAGCGGCCGAGGTGCGGGGCTTCGACCCCGGCCTTTACCTGGACAAGCGGGAGATACGGCACTTGGATCGCTATTCGCAATTCGCCCTGGTGGCAGCCCGTATGGCCTTGGAGGACGCAGGGATAAAGCCTGATAACGTGGATCCAGACCGAGTAGGAGTCATCTTGGGCTGCGGTATCGGGGGCATTGCCACCTTCGAGGAGCAGGCGCAGGTCCTTTTCCAAAAAGGTCCTGCGCGTATAAGTCCCTTTTTCGTCCCCATGATGATAGCCAACATGGCGGCGGGGCAGATCGCCATTGCCCACCGCTTTTACGGACCCAACAGCACGGTAGTAACGGCCTGTGCCTCTTCCAACCACGCCATCGGGGAAGCCTTCCGCGTCCTGCAGCGAGGTGAGGCCGACGTCATGCTGACCGGGGGTACCGAGGCGGCCATCACCCCGCTAGCCATAGCCGGCTTTTGCGCTATGCGGGCCATGTCCACGCGTAATGAAGAGCCCGAGCGCGCCTGTCGCCCCTTCGACGCCACCCGGGACGGTTTCGTCATCGGTGAAGGCGCGGCCATCCTGGTGCTGGAGCGGCTGGAGCACGCTCTGGCACGGGGGGCCCGCATCTACGCCGAACTGGTGGGCTACGGGCAGAGCTGCGACGGATACCACGTGACTGCTCCCGACCCGGAGGGGGAGGGAGCGGCCAAAGCCATGCGCCGGGCCCTGGCCGATGCCGGGCTTAAGCCGGAGGAGGTAAGCTATATAAACGCCCACGGCACCTCCACCCCGCTCAACGACAAGGTGGAAACACTGGCCATAAAGAAGGTCTTCGGCAAAGCGGCCTACCGCATACCGGTGAGTTCCACCAAGTCCATGACCGGGCACCTGCTGGGAGCAGCCGGAGGGGTGGAGGCGGCGGCCTGCGTGCTTAGCATAGTGCACGGCATTGTTCCCCCCACCATCAACTACGAGCACCCCGATCCTGAATGTGACCTCGACTACGTTCCCAACCAGGCCCGGTCGATGCGGGTAGAAGTGGCCCTTTCCAACGGCTTCGGTTTCGGAGGACACAACGCCACCTTAATTTTTAGGCGTTATTCCGGTTAA
- the rnc gene encoding ribonuclease III encodes MGLAKLKDKLGISWKEEKLLRLALTHPSYAYEHPGVEHNQRLEFLGDSVLSLVVSDYLYRTFPEKSEGELTRLRAAVVCEASLARVAEELGIGEALLLGRGEEKSGGRKRPSLLADAFEALLGAIYLDQGLEVASAFALHLLRPVLQDVLEGRVERDYKTELQELLQKGSPEKIVYEVLQEEGPDHAKRFLVGVYYQGKCLGRGEGRSKKEAEQRAAREAWLKLSGGEEGSDGTF; translated from the coding sequence GTGGGACTCGCCAAGCTGAAGGACAAGCTGGGAATAAGCTGGAAGGAGGAGAAACTCCTCCGCTTAGCTTTAACCCATCCCTCCTATGCCTACGAGCACCCGGGAGTAGAACATAACCAGCGTTTGGAGTTTTTAGGTGACTCCGTCCTTTCTCTAGTGGTAAGCGACTACCTTTACCGCACCTTTCCCGAAAAGAGCGAAGGAGAGCTCACGCGGTTGCGGGCTGCGGTGGTCTGCGAGGCCAGCCTGGCCCGGGTGGCCGAGGAACTGGGGATCGGGGAGGCTTTGCTTCTGGGGCGGGGGGAGGAAAAATCTGGAGGAAGAAAAAGGCCTTCCTTGCTGGCTGATGCTTTCGAGGCCCTTCTGGGGGCCATTTATCTCGACCAGGGGCTGGAGGTGGCTTCTGCCTTCGCTCTCCATCTCCTCCGGCCGGTGCTGCAGGACGTCCTGGAGGGGCGGGTAGAGCGGGATTACAAGACCGAGCTGCAGGAGCTCTTGCAGAAGGGCTCGCCGGAGAAGATAGTCTACGAGGTCTTGCAGGAAGAAGGGCCAGATCACGCCAAGCGCTTCCTGGTAGGGGTTTACTACCAGGGGAAGTGCCTGGGACGCGGCGAAGGGCGTTCCAAGAAGGAGGCCGAGCAGCGGGCGGCGCGCGAGGCTTGGCTTAAGCTTTCAGGCGGGGAGGAGGGTAGCGATGGGACTTTTTGA
- the ftsY gene encoding signal recognition particle-docking protein FtsY — translation MGLFDRLKASLGKVRETFTAKIDNVLRRRKIDEELYEELEDTLILADVGVPATEELLEKLKARVKAERVEEVEDLRRLLQEEILHLLGEPVPLLLPPSPPAVILLVGVNGTGKTTTAGKLAYFFRQQGKKVLLAAADTFRAAAIDQLEIWAEKSGSLFVRQKEGSDPAAVVFDALQAAKARGVDVVIADTAGRLHTKSHLMAELGKIVRVAAREVEGAPHEVLLVLDATTGQNALSQARLFKEVTGVTGIVLTKLDGTAKGGVVIAIRKELGLPVKFIGTGEKIEDLAPFDPAEFVKAIFD, via the coding sequence ATGGGACTTTTTGACCGGCTGAAAGCTAGCCTGGGGAAGGTCAGAGAGACCTTCACAGCTAAGATCGACAATGTGCTCCGGCGGCGGAAGATCGACGAGGAGCTCTACGAGGAGCTGGAGGATACCCTTATCCTGGCCGACGTGGGCGTGCCGGCCACCGAGGAACTCCTGGAAAAGCTCAAGGCGCGAGTGAAGGCCGAGCGCGTGGAGGAAGTGGAGGATCTGCGCCGTCTTCTGCAGGAGGAAATCCTTCACCTTTTAGGTGAGCCGGTTCCCCTTCTCTTGCCTCCTTCGCCGCCGGCGGTAATCCTGCTGGTGGGAGTCAACGGTACAGGCAAGACCACCACGGCGGGGAAGCTCGCTTACTTCTTCCGCCAGCAGGGGAAGAAGGTGCTGCTGGCGGCCGCCGACACCTTCCGGGCAGCGGCCATCGACCAACTGGAGATTTGGGCCGAGAAGTCGGGCTCGCTCTTCGTGCGGCAGAAAGAGGGGTCCGACCCGGCAGCAGTGGTCTTTGACGCCCTACAGGCGGCCAAAGCGCGGGGAGTGGACGTGGTCATCGCCGATACCGCTGGAAGACTCCACACCAAAAGCCACCTGATGGCGGAACTCGGCAAGATTGTGCGGGTGGCGGCACGGGAGGTGGAGGGGGCGCCCCATGAAGTCTTGCTGGTGCTGGATGCCACTACGGGCCAGAATGCCTTAAGCCAGGCCCGTCTTTTCAAAGAAGTCACCGGAGTCACCGGTATTGTTCTCACCAAGCTCGACGGCACGGCCAAGGGGGGCGTGGTGATTGCCATAAGGAAGGAACTGGGGCTGCCCGTGAAGTTCATCGGAACCGGGGAGAAGATCGAGGATTTGGCCCCCTTTGACCCGGCCGAATTCGTGAAAGCCATTTTCGATTAA
- the mtnP gene encoding S-methyl-5'-thioadenosine phosphorylase yields MPVIAVIGGTGVYDPHLLEDPREEKVVTSYGEVRVFCGKWRGKEVAFLPRHGTAHSVPPHRINYRANIAGLKKLGVRFILATAAVGSLNPQLKPGEFVVVDQFLDFTKRRESTFFDGGPEGVVHVDFTQPYCPELRELLVRAARTLRLPVHDKGTYVCTEGPRFETPAEIKMFQHLGGDLVGMTGVPEVVLAREAEICYAAVALVTNFAAGIAPYRLSHEEVVAMMKSKEEELRKLLLQTVYWIDETRTCSICHQAVTGPVKVKEGEK; encoded by the coding sequence GTGCCCGTCATTGCTGTCATCGGGGGCACAGGGGTTTACGACCCGCACCTGCTGGAGGACCCCCGGGAGGAAAAGGTGGTCACTTCTTACGGAGAGGTTCGGGTTTTCTGCGGCAAATGGCGGGGAAAGGAAGTGGCCTTCCTTCCCCGTCACGGTACTGCCCACAGCGTGCCGCCGCACCGGATCAACTACCGGGCCAACATAGCCGGCCTTAAGAAACTAGGCGTGCGCTTTATCCTGGCCACAGCGGCGGTAGGCTCTTTGAACCCCCAGCTCAAGCCTGGAGAGTTTGTGGTGGTGGACCAGTTCTTGGACTTCACCAAGCGGCGGGAAAGCACCTTTTTTGATGGGGGCCCGGAGGGAGTAGTGCACGTGGATTTTACCCAGCCCTACTGTCCGGAGCTCCGGGAGTTGTTGGTGCGGGCTGCTCGAACCCTGCGCCTGCCGGTACACGACAAGGGCACCTACGTCTGCACCGAAGGTCCTCGTTTCGAGACGCCGGCGGAAATCAAGATGTTCCAGCACCTGGGGGGAGATCTGGTAGGCATGACCGGGGTGCCGGAGGTGGTCTTAGCCCGAGAGGCTGAGATCTGCTACGCGGCGGTGGCGCTGGTCACCAACTTCGCGGCCGGCATTGCTCCTTACCGTCTCAGCCACGAAGAGGTGGTGGCCATGATGAAGTCTAAAGAAGAGGAACTGCGCAAGCTCCTTTTACAGACAGTTTATTGGATCGATGAGACACGCACTTGCTCCATCTGCCACCAGGCTGTCACCGGGCCGGTGAAAGTCAAGGAGGGGGAAAAGTGA
- the mtnA gene encoding S-methyl-5-thioribose-1-phosphate isomerase has translation MKPLYWKEGALYLLDQTLLPHKVHYLRLTDYRDVVAAIKRLSVRGAPAIGVAAAYALVLAAQEAAKSSLQIFWEKLEEAASALAAARPTAVNLQWAVRRQMKVAARHREEGPEAVVAALEREARAMQEEDVRTNRAIGAYGAALLPFRARVLTHCNAGSLATCGYGTALGVIRAAHAAGKIAMVYADETRPLLQGARLTTWELLQEGIPVTLITDSTAGYLMARGEIDAVIVGADRIAANGDVANKIGTYTLAVLARHHKIPFYVAAPFSTVDLETPKGEAIPIEERGEEEVTHCGGVRIAPEGVKARNFAFDVTPAELITAIITERGVVYPPLGENLRLFAQHQREEEGD, from the coding sequence GTGAAGCCCCTTTACTGGAAAGAAGGAGCCCTTTACCTTCTCGACCAGACCCTCCTTCCCCATAAAGTCCATTACCTACGCCTGACCGATTACCGAGATGTAGTTGCCGCCATTAAGCGCTTGAGCGTCCGGGGAGCTCCGGCCATCGGGGTGGCGGCGGCCTATGCCCTGGTCCTGGCGGCGCAAGAGGCGGCCAAGAGCTCTCTCCAAATCTTTTGGGAAAAGCTAGAGGAAGCCGCTTCGGCCCTGGCGGCGGCACGGCCCACGGCGGTAAACCTCCAGTGGGCGGTCAGGCGGCAGATGAAGGTGGCGGCTCGTCACCGGGAGGAGGGGCCGGAGGCGGTGGTGGCCGCCCTGGAGCGGGAAGCTCGGGCCATGCAGGAGGAAGATGTCCGGACCAACCGGGCCATCGGTGCTTACGGGGCCGCCCTTTTGCCCTTCCGGGCCCGGGTTTTAACCCACTGCAACGCCGGGAGCTTGGCCACCTGCGGCTACGGTACGGCCCTGGGGGTAATAAGGGCGGCGCACGCGGCGGGTAAGATCGCCATGGTTTACGCCGACGAAACCCGCCCTTTGCTTCAGGGAGCGCGCCTCACCACCTGGGAGCTCCTGCAGGAGGGCATACCGGTGACCCTCATAACCGACAGCACGGCGGGCTACCTCATGGCCCGGGGGGAGATCGACGCCGTGATAGTGGGGGCCGACCGGATAGCCGCCAACGGGGACGTGGCCAATAAGATAGGCACTTACACTCTGGCGGTGTTGGCGCGGCACCACAAGATTCCCTTCTACGTGGCCGCTCCTTTTTCTACCGTAGATCTGGAGACCCCTAAAGGAGAGGCGATTCCCATCGAGGAGCGAGGGGAGGAGGAGGTCACCCACTGTGGCGGGGTTCGCATAGCACCGGAGGGGGTTAAGGCCCGCAACTTCGCCTTCGACGTCACCCCGGCCGAGCTCATTACGGCCATCATCACGGAAAGAGGGGTAGTTTATCCTCCCTTAGGGGAAAATCTCCGCCTCTTTGCCCAACACCAGCGTGAAGAAGAAGGTGATTGA
- a CDS encoding adenosylhomocysteinase, which translates to MQSLIRDPSLSPAGEKKIAWVAAHMPVLAAIRQEMEKTRPFAGVRVALCIHLEAKTANLALTLKAAGAEVVATGSNPLSTRDDIAAALVASGVRVFAWYNPTPEEYREHLRLTLETRPHIVIDDGGDLVHLLHTELRDVAEGVIGGCEETTTGVLRLKALEREGKLLFPMVAVNNAQMKYLFDNRYGTGESVWAAIMRATNLVVAGKTVVVCGYGWCGKGVSLRARGLGARVIVCEVDPIKAVEAVMDGFEVMPSLEAAWEGDIFITTTGCRDVLRAEHFQRMKDGALLANAGHFNVEISLKDLERLAVRQEEVKDSITAYYLEDGRRLYLLGQGRLVNLAAGDGHPAEIMDLSFSLQALAARYVLERGRELPPRVHPVPPEIDRRVAELRLAAWGIEIDRLTPEQEAYLASWEGE; encoded by the coding sequence TTGCAGAGTCTTATCCGTGATCCGAGCTTGAGCCCGGCGGGAGAGAAAAAGATAGCCTGGGTGGCGGCGCACATGCCCGTCCTGGCGGCCATCCGTCAGGAAATGGAGAAAACGCGCCCTTTCGCCGGGGTGAGAGTGGCCTTATGCATTCACCTGGAGGCCAAGACGGCCAACCTGGCCCTGACCCTTAAAGCGGCGGGGGCCGAGGTGGTGGCTACCGGCTCCAATCCCCTCTCCACCCGGGACGACATCGCGGCCGCCCTGGTGGCTTCCGGAGTGCGGGTCTTCGCCTGGTACAATCCCACGCCGGAGGAATACCGGGAGCACCTGCGCCTGACTCTGGAAACCCGCCCCCACATCGTCATCGACGACGGCGGGGATCTGGTCCACCTGCTGCACACCGAGCTCCGGGACGTGGCAGAGGGGGTCATCGGGGGGTGCGAGGAGACCACCACCGGGGTCCTGCGTCTTAAGGCCCTGGAAAGAGAGGGCAAGCTCCTTTTCCCCATGGTGGCGGTGAACAACGCCCAGATGAAATACCTTTTCGATAATCGCTATGGCACCGGAGAGTCGGTCTGGGCGGCCATCATGCGCGCTACCAACCTGGTGGTAGCGGGCAAGACGGTGGTGGTTTGCGGCTACGGCTGGTGCGGCAAAGGGGTGAGCCTCCGGGCGCGGGGTTTGGGAGCCAGGGTTATCGTCTGCGAAGTCGATCCCATAAAGGCAGTGGAGGCGGTGATGGACGGCTTTGAGGTTATGCCTTCCCTGGAGGCGGCTTGGGAGGGGGACATCTTCATCACCACCACCGGCTGCCGGGACGTCCTGCGGGCGGAACACTTCCAGCGCATGAAGGACGGGGCCCTGCTGGCCAACGCCGGCCACTTCAACGTGGAAATTTCCCTTAAGGACCTCGAGCGCCTCGCTGTGCGCCAGGAAGAGGTGAAGGATAGTATTACCGCCTACTACCTGGAAGACGGGCGCCGGCTTTACCTCCTGGGGCAGGGAAGGCTTGTGAACCTGGCGGCGGGGGACGGGCACCCGGCAGAAATAATGGACCTCTCCTTCTCCTTGCAGGCCCTGGCGGCTCGTTACGTCTTGGAGCGGGGGAGGGAACTCCCTCCTCGTGTTCACCCGGTGCCGCCGGAGATAGACCGGCGGGTGGCGGAGCTCCGTTTAGCCGCCTGGGGTATCGAGATCGATCGCCTCACACCGGAGCAGGAGGCTTACCTCGCCTCCTGGGAGGGGGAATAA
- a CDS encoding class II aldolase/adducin family protein, translating into MLLEELRTAVVQVGKELAASGLVLGTWGNVSAREGDLVAITPSGLPYSALAPEDIVVVDLEGETVEGKWRPSTELPLHLAVYRKRPDVGGIVHTHSVGSMTLAACHHPLPPFTEEQAQLIGGRVPVAAYAPPGTEELAQAAVAALGEGKAVLLANHGLVGVGKTVEEALLTCQVVEKSAQIYLWACLLGGPVLLSEEEVRSLRENFLRNYGQKGAGG; encoded by the coding sequence ATGCTTCTGGAAGAGCTGCGCACGGCGGTGGTGCAGGTGGGAAAGGAACTGGCAGCCTCCGGGCTGGTCCTAGGAACCTGGGGTAATGTCTCGGCTCGCGAGGGAGACTTGGTAGCCATTACTCCTAGCGGCCTTCCTTATTCGGCCTTAGCACCGGAGGACATTGTGGTGGTAGATCTGGAAGGAGAAACGGTAGAAGGAAAATGGCGCCCCTCAACCGAGCTGCCGCTGCACCTGGCCGTCTACCGGAAGCGCCCTGATGTAGGCGGGATTGTGCACACTCATAGCGTAGGGAGCATGACTCTAGCTGCCTGCCACCACCCCCTTCCTCCCTTCACCGAGGAGCAGGCGCAGCTTATAGGCGGCAGGGTGCCGGTGGCCGCCTACGCCCCGCCGGGCACGGAGGAGCTGGCACAGGCAGCCGTTGCCGCTTTAGGAGAGGGGAAAGCGGTTCTTTTAGCCAACCACGGCCTGGTGGGGGTAGGAAAGACGGTGGAAGAAGCCCTGCTTACCTGCCAGGTGGTGGAGAAAAGCGCCCAGATTTATCTCTGGGCGTGCCTCCTTGGTGGTCCGGTTTTGCTTTCTGAGGAGGAAGTGCGCTCTTTGCGGGAAAATTTTCTTCGTAACTACGGTCAAAAAGGCGCGGGGGGTTAA
- a CDS encoding amidohydrolase family protein, giving the protein MRLLIKDITVIPMTGPEEIIKNGAIAVEDGRIVYVGPAEEAPSDFRPNRVLRGSNFVALPGLVNAHTHAAMTLFRGYADDLPLKRWLEEAIWPLEAKLKGEDVYWGTLLACAEMLLGGTTTFADMYFFMDEVAEAVDKSGIRASLARGLIGILPGADKALKESEEFVRRWHGKANGRITCMLGPHAPYTCPPAYLEEVVRLAEELQVGIHIHVSETAHEVEEIRRQYGCSPVEMLEKAGVFRVPVLAAHGVHLSPRDMEILAQYKAAVVHNPESNMKLASGIAPVTELLAAGVTVALGTDGAASNNNLDMWEEMRAAALLAKVSRNDPEALPAYQALEMATLGGAKALGLADQIGTLEVGKRADIVLVDLARAHLQPPHDPISHLVYAARASDVDTVIVDGRIVVEGGRLITLDLGEIMARSCSAARRLVGKPLHRSLL; this is encoded by the coding sequence ATGCGGCTGCTGATTAAAGACATCACGGTTATTCCCATGACCGGCCCGGAAGAAATCATAAAGAACGGAGCCATAGCGGTGGAAGACGGCCGGATCGTTTACGTGGGACCGGCCGAAGAAGCGCCTTCAGATTTTCGGCCCAACCGGGTCCTGCGTGGGTCGAATTTTGTGGCCCTGCCGGGTCTAGTAAACGCCCATACTCACGCTGCCATGACCCTCTTCCGGGGCTACGCTGACGACCTGCCGCTCAAGCGCTGGCTGGAAGAAGCCATCTGGCCTCTGGAGGCCAAGCTCAAGGGGGAGGACGTTTACTGGGGTACCCTTCTGGCCTGCGCCGAGATGCTGCTGGGCGGAACCACTACCTTTGCCGACATGTATTTCTTCATGGACGAAGTGGCGGAAGCCGTGGATAAAAGCGGCATACGGGCTTCTTTAGCCCGGGGACTCATCGGCATCCTGCCCGGTGCCGATAAAGCCCTTAAGGAGAGCGAAGAGTTCGTCAGGCGCTGGCATGGCAAAGCCAACGGACGCATCACCTGTATGCTGGGCCCCCACGCCCCTTACACCTGCCCTCCTGCTTACCTAGAGGAAGTGGTTCGGCTTGCCGAAGAGCTTCAGGTAGGGATTCACATCCACGTCTCCGAGACGGCTCATGAAGTAGAGGAAATCCGGCGGCAGTACGGCTGCTCTCCGGTAGAGATGCTGGAGAAAGCTGGCGTTTTCCGGGTTCCCGTCCTGGCCGCCCACGGCGTACACCTTTCCCCCCGGGACATGGAGATCTTGGCGCAGTATAAAGCAGCGGTGGTGCACAATCCGGAGAGCAACATGAAGCTGGCCAGCGGTATTGCTCCCGTGACCGAGCTCCTGGCGGCTGGGGTGACGGTAGCCCTGGGAACCGACGGCGCGGCCAGCAACAACAATCTGGACATGTGGGAGGAGATGCGAGCGGCGGCTTTACTGGCCAAGGTGAGCCGCAATGATCCCGAAGCCCTGCCCGCCTACCAGGCGCTGGAGATGGCCACCCTGGGCGGGGCTAAAGCTTTAGGGCTGGCTGACCAGATCGGCACCCTGGAGGTGGGTAAGCGGGCCGACATCGTGCTGGTGGACCTAGCGCGGGCACACCTCCAGCCCCCGCACGACCCCATTTCCCACCTAGTGTATGCCGCCCGGGCTTCCGATGTGGACACGGTGATCGTGGACGGCCGCATAGTGGTGGAGGGGGGAAGGCTTATCACCCTGGACCTAGGAGAGATAATGGCGCGCTCATGCTCTGCAGCCCGCCGCTTAGTGGGCAAGCCTCTGCACCGAAGTTTGCTTTAA